The sequence CGCAAAGCTCATAAGGATAAGCCCGAGCATAGTGCGCTACCTCGTCTGAATTCAGGGGTGATGGCATGGCGACGTGGAGGATGGGTCTGCAGGAGGAGTACCTCAGGGCGATAGCCGAGGGCAGAAAGAAGATTGAAGGCCGCTTATACGACGAGAAGAGGCAGGAGATAAGACCCGGAGACACCATAATCTTCGAGAACAAGCTGATGGTCGTTGTGAAGGACGTCAGGGTTTATTCCTCCTTCAGGGAGATGCTCGAGAAAGAGGGCCTGGAGAACGTCCTGCCGGGAGTTGAGGACATCGAGGAGGGAGTTAAGGTCTACCGGAGATTCTACAGCGAGGAGAAGGAGAGGAAGTACGGCGTTGCGGCGATAGAGGTCGAGCCTGTTGGGTGGGTTGGGGAATCGCTCATCTGATCAGCCTCACGGTGAGACCAAAATCTCTCAAGGCTTCAAAATCACTATCGAGTGTTATCAAAGGCAGGTCGTTGGCAAGACAAACGGCACCGATGAAGAGGTCTCTCAACCCCATTGGGGTTCCTTTTTCCCTCAGCTTTTTGTGGAGGTACGCGGCCATCTCAGCAGATTTTTTCTCA comes from Thermococcus sp. and encodes:
- a CDS encoding ASCH domain-containing protein, producing MATWRMGLQEEYLRAIAEGRKKIEGRLYDEKRQEIRPGDTIIFENKLMVVVKDVRVYSSFREMLEKEGLENVLPGVEDIEEGVKVYRRFYSEEKERKYGVAAIEVEPVGWVGESLI
- a CDS encoding type II toxin-antitoxin system VapC family toxin → MGTVLDTNVIIEIARGNKDVLNAVLEFDKTFYVTSITRFELLVGLPKRDELIWLDSLIELPFEKKSAEMAAYLHKKLREKGTPMGLRDLFIGAVCLANDLPLITLDSDFEALRDFGLTVRLIR